A single Anopheles arabiensis isolate DONGOLA chromosome 2, AaraD3, whole genome shotgun sequence DNA region contains:
- the LOC120902822 gene encoding uncharacterized protein LOC120902822, whose product MLTRSDAIRVDRDYRYTGEDAHSFVRCCLCRCYTPFIFYVVSKKALDVIANTLPQSHNFFCVNCLPKSSSTTTLYRDRCLFNSDEYLSMFRGYEYYNPYYGVYYNTPRLILTENIRIHPDYKKIVRKPQPALVKMRKLFGVFPAVHQIPFRKHASMAEMYSELRKKYREIRSSYTDTSINQTFMDTYCITVERTPSVYQSVRERTHRTREGEGGGTALFPSDTMLMRTVSTQESAEPSTSESDMGDVSSLQISSQSYGDDERENRLAALASQQSEARSIVSAQGGQQSSGSFNISSQDVELERDPEFELPESIGSLLSNQSVRSIDSSLRLDHLVTRRRIHDSQEAGPSGLQQLQKQPPGKATTPEPKRRRISTATPMNPSPAEAQTTRDVNVRLPRLPGG is encoded by the exons ATGTTAACCAGAAGTGATGCGATCCGAGTGGACCGGGACTATCGGTACACCGGCGAGGATGCCCATTCCTTCGTACGCTGCTGTTTGTGCCGGTGCTATACAccgtttatattttatgtcGTGTCCAAAAAGGCGCTAGATGTGATTGCCAACACATTACCG CAATCTCACAACTTCTTCTGCGTTAATTGTTTACCTAAATCGTCAAGCACCACCACACTGTACCGCGACAGATGCTTGTTTAACAGTGACGAATATTTGTCCATGTTTCGCGGGTACGAGTATTACAATCCCTACTACGGTGTGTATTACAACACGCCGCGCCTAATCCTCACGGAGAACATTCGGATTCATCCGGACTACAAGAAAATAGTGCGCAAACCGCAGCCTGCCCTGGTGAAGATGCGGAAGCTGTTCGGTGTCTTCCCGGCGGTGCATCAGATACCGTTCCGGAAGCACGCCTCAATGGCGGAAATGTACTCCGAGCTGCGCAAAAAGTATCGCGAGATTCGCAGCTCCTACACCGATACCTCAATCAACCAAACGTTCATGGACACCTACTGCATCACTGTCGAGCGTACGCCGTCCGTCTACCAGTCGGTAAGGGAACGAACGCATCGAACGCGGGAAGGCGAAGGTGGCGGTACGGCTCTGTTCCCATCCGACACGATGCTGATGAGAACTGTCAGCACGCAGGAATCGGCCGAGCCGAGCACATCGGAAAGTGACATGGGCGATGTCTCCTCGCTGCAGATTAGCTCGCAATCGTATGGGGATGATGAGCGGGAGAACCGACTGGCCGCGCTAGCCAGCCAACAGTCGGAGGCACGATCGATCGTTAGCGCGCAGGGCGGGCAACAGTCTAGCGGCTCATTCAACATTAGCTCGCAGGACGTTGAGCTGGAGCGGGATCCGGAATTTGAACTGCCCGAAAGCATAGGAAGTCTGCTATCGAACCAGAGCGTTCGGTCGATCGACAGCTCGCTGCGGCTGGATCATCTAGTTACCCGGCGGCGTATCCACGACTCGCAGGAAGCGGGACCAAGCGGTTTGCAGCAGCTACAAAAGCAACCACCGGGCAAGGCAACGACACCAGAGCCGAAGCGTCGACGCATATCCACCGCTACTC CCATGAATCCGTCCCCCGCGGAAGCGCAAACTACTCGAGATGTCAACGTAAGACTGCCACGACTGCCCGGAGGATAA